Proteins from a single region of Oncorhynchus keta strain PuntledgeMale-10-30-2019 chromosome 20, Oket_V2, whole genome shotgun sequence:
- the LOC118399440 gene encoding uncharacterized protein LOC118399440, which produces MTTTSTTPTTTSTTTTTTTTTTAHLAVVTLQLTIQEVFVPALSNPQSTEFQTLAVSFTSVCDVIYRAKYGIFFIRTIVISFIPVFRSRMAADTQVVLEVVFNETAIATNANATMPKDIDIKDTLKEAVTNPNSAFNLSVVPNSITIIRVPNTSTSATTITTATPVITTVVPAAPTTTSVVTNTLTTVSVEFTSKGETFISDLSTSSSQAFQTRASLIKTQLEPFYRSAFASFNSLTVIKFRNGSIINTMNVAFSSSAVPNSKEIGTVLIKAAQNITAFNINPTSVTVSGEVVTSSGISSKTSLFTASCLVVLSLLLSS; this is translated from the exons ATGACAACTACCAGCACAACTCCAAcaactacttctactactacgaCAACAACTACCACAACGACTGCACATCTTGCAGTGGTTACATTACAACTCACCATACAAGAGGTTTTTGTACCAGCTTTGAGTAATCCTCAAAGCACAGAATTTCAAACACTTGCGGTATCCTTTACTTCAGTG TGTGACGTGATCTATCGAGCAAAATATGGGATATTTTTCATCCGGACGATTGTCATTTCATTCAT ACCAGTGTTCCGTTCTCGTATGGCAGCAGACACACAGGTGGTGCTGGAAGTGGTGTTCAATGAGACCGCCATTGCAACTAACGCTAATGCAACTATGCCCAAGGACATTGACATTAAAGACACACTGAAAGAGGCTGTGACCAATCCAAACTCTGCCTTCAACCTCTCTGTGGTTCCAAACTCCATCACTATTATCA GGGTCCCAAATACATCCACAAGTGCCACCACAATTACAACGGCTACTCCTGTCATCACAACCGTTGTCCCAGCTGCTCCAACCACAACCTCTGTGGTCACAAATACACTCACTACAGTGTCTGTGGAGTTCACGTCCAAAGGAGAGACATTTATCTCCGACCTATCAACCTCATCCTCTCAGGCCTTTCAAACTCGAGCATCACTGATTAAAACACAG CTTGAACCTTTCTATCGATCAGCTTTCGCCTCTTTCAACAGTTTGACAGTGATAAAATTCAG AAATGGATCAATCATTAACACCATGAATGTAGCATTTAGCTCCTCCGCTGTGCCAAATTCCAAGGAAATTGGCACCGTTTTGATAAAGGCTGCACAAAACATCACAGCTTTCAACATCAACCCCACGTCAGTTACTGTCAGTGGTGAAG TTGTGACCTCAAGTGGAATAAGCAGCAAGACCAGTCTCTTCACTGCTTCCTGTCTGGTGGTGTTGTCACTGCTGCTGTCAAGCTAG